The genome window AAGTTTTGATTGAATCATTAGCTCCTCAAAAAAATGTAATTATTTTTGGCGCAGGCCATATATCTTTGTATCTTTCAAAAATATGCAAAATGCTTGATTTTAATGTCACAGTTACTGATGATAGAGAAGAATATGCATCAAGAGAGAGATTTCCTGAAGCAGATAATGTTATAGTAAGTGAATTTGAAAAGGTTTTTGAAAAAATTTCGGTAAATCATAACACATATATCGTAATTGTAACACGAGGGCATAAATATGATAAAATGATGCTCGAAGAAAGTCTCAAAACAGATGCCTTTTATATTGGAATGATTGGAAGCCGTTCAAAATTGAAGGGAATTTTCGACTCATTAAAAGCCAAAGGATTTTCAGAAGAGGATATTAAAAGAGTGCACTCACCAATAGGCATTCCAATTCATAGTGAATCTCCTCAAGAAATAGCTATAAGCATTGCCGCAGAATTAATAAAAGAAAGCAAAGAAAATGCACACTCTTGATATCTGCCGCTTGTGCAAATTCTTATATAACAATAATTGATTTAAGCATTAACGAGAATTTACTTTAAGTAGAGGAATCAGTTTTTGAATTCCCTGCTTAATTAAAGCATTTTCTTTATTAATATTCAGTCCTGTCTTCCATTTTTTTAGAGCTTCTTCAAACTTTCCCATTTCATAATAGGCAGAACCAAGATTATAGTATCCATTATCAAAATTCGGATTCAATGAAATTGCTTTTTCATATTCTTCTATTGCTTTTGTGTAAAAGCCGCGGTTTTTGAAAAAGACGCCACGGTTATTGTAATAAAGGTATCCTGTTTTTGATTTTTGTTTTTTCTGTTTCTTCTTCATTTTTCCTTTCCGTAAGTTAGAGGGTTATTTTTTTGCCCCCTAATATATGCATTTTCTATGCCATTTTTTATAGAAAAAACAAGAACAAATATAATCATTATTTTCAATAGGTTAGTTGATTTTTGAAACATTTTATGCGAAAAATGAATGACATTTTTACAATCAATG of Candidatus Schekmanbacteria bacterium contains these proteins:
- the xdhC gene encoding xanthine dehydrogenase accessory protein XdhC, with translation MDIYDEIQQLKKEGKAAALITVIETKGSTPREEGAKMIVVEDGTIRGTIGGGCVEGQVYEEAKEIIRKGGLKILEFDLLDDELDGEGQMCGGKMKVLIESLAPQKNVIIFGAGHISLYLSKICKMLDFNVTVTDDREEYASRERFPEADNVIVSEFEKVFEKISVNHNTYIVIVTRGHKYDKMMLEESLKTDAFYIGMIGSRSKLKGIFDSLKAKGFSEEDIKRVHSPIGIPIHSESPQEIAISIAAELIKESKENAHS
- a CDS encoding tetratricopeptide repeat protein — its product is MKKKQKKQKSKTGYLYYNNRGVFFKNRGFYTKAIEEYEKAISLNPNFDNGYYNLGSAYYEMGKFEEALKKWKTGLNINKENALIKQGIQKLIPLLKVNSR